A window of Torulaspora globosa chromosome 8, complete sequence contains these coding sequences:
- the PXL1 gene encoding Pxl1p (ancestral locus Anc_5.691) encodes MNHIYGSPFPTLNPKVRYRTALERAGFEVNFGSLIPDNENNGELAERDQRKAVGPSLPSAEPWSSGQHRANSAGIRGQMATTAQNEPIPRYHYPAVRQSQPDGGSRQFSSTKPTSNSRIPSSRFVQKMQSNSTPSLRSSTPSNAPLYAGKESSKSENELDPIEKSFMKLTQNDASNGTGIVGYTKTTPSVASRESMADSVKRESMGHNTQIDASRGTVYSTVESLNFEPSSELHTGLLSLQQDDNAQRFEGDSSLPALTVKTRFSEGLHMADKVSPQLFGDKSAQPKYGMRVLDSDSGNVDRPQEKRPLSILSRDVETPQTATSSQVRELLAQLDDVSYTKNAQLDTAILAGTAANSSAGSQLDVRSLSVDRSRSCSNTSSRFKKSSAYLSQSPGDNYDIIPQSLTLEEEGVNPYRTGDSPVIYKFRPAQNDGFGQLQDRPQIVIERSQLSHKETIENSKDVTHPVPSKEPLGPDNLNEPLVDAAADTLSEEQPIHKFPPGEGPCRACGEEVHSRGIFSKRANELSGQWHRDCFRCLTCNVKFNKKMPCYILDDQPYCQQHYHERNGSICQVCQGFIEGECLENDRTERFHVHCLTCFLCETRITSDYFIYNGELPLCSEHDIEALLRDGLTGEPQSSGQDNTVSKRRTRLITLGQA; translated from the coding sequence ATGAACCATATATATGGTTCTCCGTTTCCCACTCTCAATCCAAAAGTGCGGTATCGCACTGCGCTAGAAAGAGCGGGTTTCGAGGTTAATTTCGGCTCTCTGATACCGGACAATGAGAATAACGGGGAGCTGGCCGAGAGAGATCAGAGAAAAGCAGTGGGACCGAGCTTACCGTCAGCGGAACCCTGGTCTTCGGGCCAGCATCGTGCAAACTCTGCGGGAATACGGGGACAGATGGCAACCACGGCCCAGAATGAACCTATTCCCCGATATCACTACCCTGCCGTTCGCCAAAGCCAGCCAGATGGGGGCTCCAGGCAGTTCAGCTCGACAAAACCAACATCGAATAGCCGCATACCGTCTAGTAGATTTGTACAAAAAATGCAGTCGAACAGCACCCCGTCGCTAAGGTCCAGTACACCCTCAAATGCGCCGCTCTATGCTGGCAAAGAATCGAGCAAATCTGAGAACGAGTTAGATCCGATCGAGAAAAGTTTTATGAAACTTACTCAGAATGATGCATCGAATGGTACGGGTATTGTCGGATACACTAAAACCACACCGAGTGTGGCAAGTAGAGAATCGATGGCAGACTCCGTGAAGCGAGAGAGCATGGGCCATAACACTCAAATTGATGCCAGCCGCGGAACGGTCTATTCCACAGTTGAGAGTTTGAATTTTGAGCCCTCATCCGAACTGCATACCGGTTTGCTGTCGCTGCAGCAGGATGATAACGCCCAGCGATTCGAAGGAGACAGCTCTTTGCCTGCTCTTACTGTTAAAACGCGCTTTAGTGAAGGACTGCATATGGCAGATAAAGTATCACCCCAATTGTTTGGCGACAAATCGGCTCAACCAAAGTATGGCATGAGAGTCTTAGACAGCGATTCCGGAAACGTAGATCGCCCTCAAGAGAAAAGGCCGCTCTCGATACTCTCGAGGGATGTGGAGACGCCCCAGACGGCGACGAGCTCGCAAGTGAGAGAATTGCTGGCTCAACTAGATGATGTATCCTACACAAAAAACGCACAGTTGGACACTGCAATATTAGCGGGCACCGCTGCCAACTCGTCGGCAGGAAGTCAGCTCGACGTGCGTTCCTTGTCCGTTGATAGGTCGAGATCTTGCTCCAATACATCGTCGCGCTTCAAAAAGTCAAGTGCCTACTTATCACAATCCCCCGGTGACAACTACGATATCATTCCTCAATCATTGactctcgaagaagaaggcgtGAATCCTTACAGAACCGGAGACTCTCCCGTGATCTATAAGTTTAGACCGGCTCAGAATGATGGCTTCGGGCAGCTTCAGGATCGTCCCCAGATAGTAATTGAACGCTCACAGCTCTCGCACAAAGAAACCATAGAAAACTCGAAAGATGTAACGCATCCCGTACCATCGAAGGAGCCACTTGGTCCAGATAACTTGAACGAACCTCTCGTCGACGCTGCAGCTGATACTTTATCAGAGGAGCAGCCAATCCATAAGTTTCCTCCAGGCGAGGGACCATGCAGGGCATGTGGCGAGGAGGTCCACAGCAGGggaattttttcaaaaagaGCAAACGAACTCTCTGGTCAATGGCATCGCGACTGTTTCAGGTGCCTAACTTGCAATGTCAAATTCAACAAAAAAATGCCCTGCTATATCTTAGACGATCAGCCATACTGCCAGCAACACTATCACGAAAGGAATGGCAGCATTTGTCAAGTCTGCCAAGGCTTCATCGAGGGAGAGTGTCTCGAAAACGATAGAACAGAGAGGTTCCATGTTCACTGTCTCACTTGTTTCCTTTGCGAAACTCGCATTACCAGTGACTACTTCATATACAACGGAGAGCTACCGCTATGCAGTGAACACGATATAGAAGCCCTCCT
- the TGL4 gene encoding triacylglycerol lipase (ancestral locus Anc_5.690), translating to MEGNLALQHRPLAVTQHLIEKYYEHIHNGTSAADRNKGRRRICDGGDMVERRYELNRQGGKYLTDVQHKSGISFGAYDMEYEEAVSTDEELNDELDDEEEEVEEEERVSFFPKCKAFIYSLFVGDYEKDLLIEKILATKQHAMSYEEWSYAGLRLDELTDKTKWKQKVESNLYDYRLIRELTTKLREKRLAEDYSGLLYTIRTSWVRNLGNMGNVNLYRHSHVGTKFLTDEYLNESRLAIDALLHQSELDDGYLLGILQQTRRNIGRTALVLSGGGTFGLFHIGVLSTLFELDLLPRVISGSSAGAIVASILSVHHKDEIPQLLERVLDTEFNIFKDDKQKSESENFLIKISRFLKNGTWFDNKNLVNTMVSFLGDLTFREAYNRTGKILNITVSPASLFEQPRLLNNLTAPNVLIWSAVCASCSLPGIFPSSPLYEKDPQTGEKREWSGSASVKFVDGSVDNDLPISRLSEMFNVDHIIACQVNVHVFPFLKLSLSCVGGDIEDEFSARLKQNLTNVYNFMANEAIHILELACELGVAKNALTKMRSVLSQQYSGDITILPDMKMLFRLNELLANPSREFLLRETTNGARATWPKVSIIQNHCGQEFALDKAITYLKGRIIGSSSIRNPLQFVDMPVGLIKTQGPKDNVGDKEEGNIITSLDDNLFESESINSLLLLREDAADNKRDYTGKFSLPLYETPRSVRHQRRKSETNARSRQSSNSVSFPVSSSSTRIQRGTTKAFPNPPRLSKKLSTGHIYLQMPPRGELKKLSDRRDSFVAINTNDAPPQSAPGGVDLRAKNTSPRSVRQRSKRNRKRRSNILSTAGSEEEEASGIFAGSPNDQREKKAYAFRSRQNSMNDNSLKRLSASSGGPSPKSHKVLTLKDDTTNKIELLDKSSTKTATPSSEEL from the coding sequence ATGGAGGGCAATCTTGCTTTGCAACACCGGCCTTTGGCAGTGACTCAGCATCTCATAGAAAAGTACTACGAGCACATTCATAATGGTACATCGGCTGCGGACAGAAATAAGGGTCGAAGACGGATATGTGACGGTGGGGATATGGTTGAAAGGCGATACGAGCTCAATCGACAGGGAGGGAAGTATTTGACTGACGTACAGCATAAGAGCGGTATCTCCTTTGGAGCGTATGATATGGAGTATGAAGAGGCAGTTTCAACAGATGAGGAGTTGAATGACGAGTTagatgacgaggaagaagaagtggaagaagaagagcgTGTTTCATTTTTCCCCAAATGCAAAGCATTCATATACAGTCTTTTTGTCGGAGATTATGAGAAGGATCTGCTTATTGAGAAGATCCTCGCCACTAAGCAGCATGCCATGTCGTACGAAGAATGGAGCTATGCGGGACTCAGACTGGATGAACTGACTGACAAAACAAAGTGGAAGCAAAAGGTCGAATCGAATTTGTATGACTACAGGTTGATCCGAGAGTTAACGACGAAGCTGCGTGAAAAGAGACTTGCAGAGGACTATTCTGGATTACTGTATACTATAAGGACGAGCTGGGTCAGGAACCTAGGCAATATGGGAAATGTTAATTTGTACCGACACTCGCATGTGGGTACCAAATTTCTCACAGACGAATATCTGAACGAGTCCCGACTGGCCATAGATGCTCTGCTACATCAATCCGAGTTAGATGATGGATACCTTCTCGGAATACTTCAACAAACTAGGCGTAACATAGGTCGAACCGCGCTGGTTTTGAGCGGCGGAGGAACGTTCGGCTTGTTTCATATCGGAGTATTATCAACGTTGTTCGAGCTTGATTTGTTGCCAAGAGTCATCAGCGGAAGTAGCGCAGGCGCTATAGTGGCCAGTATTCTTTCGGTCCATCATAAGGATGAAATTCCGCAACTACTAGAGCGGGTGCTGGACACCGAATTCAACATATTTAAGGATGACAAACAAAAGAGTGAAAGCGAGAACTTCCTTATCAAAATCTCaaggttcttgaagaacgGGACTTGGTTTGACAATAAAAATCTGGTGAACACCATGGTTTCCTTTCTAGGTGACTTGACCTTTCGGGAAGCCTACAATAGGACTGGCAAAATTCTTAATATCACGGTATCCCCCGCGTCTCTATTCGAGCAACCACGCCTGTTGAACAATCTTACGGCGCCAAATGTTCTGATATGGTCAGCAGTATGTGCGTCATGTTCTTTGCCTGGCATCTTCCCATCAAGTCCGTTGTATGAAAAGGATCCCCAAACGGGTGAGAAGAGAGAATGGAGCGGCAGTGCATCTGTCAAATTCGTTGACGGGTCTGTGGATAACGATCTACCGATATCGAGGTTATCGGAGATGTTTAATGTGGATCACATCATCGCCTGTCAAGTTAATGTTCATGTTTTCCCGTTTCTGAAACTCTCGTTGTCCTGTGTCGGTGgtgatattgaagatgaattTAGTGCTCGCTTGAAGCAAAATCTGACAAATGTTTACAACTTCATGGCTAATGAAGCCATCCATATCTTGGAGTTGGCCTGCGAGCTGGGAGTAGCTAAGAATGCTCTCACAAAAATGAGGTCTGTCTTATCACAGCAATACTCCGGTGACATTACAATTTTACCTGATATGAAAATGCTTTTTCGCTTGAACGAACTGTTGGCGAACCCTTCAAGAGAATTCCTGCTTCGGGAAACGACAAACGGCGCTCGTGCGACTTGGCCTAAAGTTTCTATCATTCAGAATCATTGTGGCCAAGAGTTTGCTCTGGACAAAGCCATTACTTATTTGAAGGGTAGAATTATTGGTTCATCTTCGATAAGGAACCCTTTGCAGTTTGTTGATATGCCGGTAGGCCTCATCAAAACTCAAGGCCCTAAGGATAACGTAGGGGACAAAGAGGAAGGTAATATCATAACATCTTTGGACGATAATTTGTTTGAATCCgaatcaatcaattcaCTCTTACTTCTCAGGGAGGATGCTGCTGATAACAAACGTGATTATACCGGTAAGTTTAGTTTGCCATTGTATGAAACTCCAAGAAGTGTAAGACATCAACGCCGGAAATCCGAGACCAATGCCCGCTCAAGACAGTCGAGTAAttctgtttcttttccagtttcttcctcgtctaCACGGATTCAGAGGGGTACCACTAAAGCATTTCCGAATCCACCTCGTTTATCTAAAAAGCTCAGCACCGGCCACATCTATTTGCAAATGCCACCCAGAGGagaactgaagaagctctctGACAGAAGGGATTCCTTTGTGGCGATCAACACTAACGATGCTCCACCGCAGTCCGCTCCCGGTGGAGTCGATCTGCGGGCTAAAAACACTTCACCGAGGAGCGTGAGGCAGCGCTCGAAGCGCAacagaaagagaagaagcaacaTCTTGTCCACAGCGGGTtccgaagaagaagaggcctCAGGAATTTTCGCTGGGAGTCCCAATGACCAGCGAGAGAAAAAAGCTTACGCATTCCGTTCAAGACAAAACAGCATGAACGATAATAGCCTTAAGAGGCTGTCAGCTTCAAGTGGCGGTCCGTCACCAAAATCACACAAGGTTTTAACTCTAAAAGACGACACTACAAACAAAATCGAACTCCTCGATAAGAGCTCAACAAAGACGGCTACACCTTCTTCCGAAGAGTTATGA
- the DIA2 gene encoding DNA-binding SCF ubiquitin ligase subunit DIA2 (ancestral locus Anc_5.689) translates to MEETVIDKALDLGTTYFRNESYEKAKELFRKALDLARSYDEKELIMLRERQGLARYTVPEPNKHCKVYHPMYVRLLDNLAATYEKLNDLKRALKCAQLMVDADPYNLKCYIRLGKILQKQSKDKEAYNVYVQGLRKAREAHERFAWQISKRLVDIAQQQKNNVKTRLDPRKAGEKLQSSEKKHLIDPIEERKQHVKRSRTGTPEVASLTGSRNDLLYMMPPELYPIIFDGFTAKELFRVTLVCKSWRKSLLEFPQLFQRFLLNSCSYQQLTTCCNFMLRLYKILEQPSMGGSLETFKFSPKYAKEELKSVEAIFSRLSNFRFQRLILSVPNCTTSHLAQLMRSNTDICRELKDLSLVLSFRAGKPYEIEMLSQCKNLRRLEVLVDSSVVPVDSGLQRSTSFIEPRMLPTWAENLESFSLTCDQSKVRGFPFLTLVTHFPANQLSRLSITGVTFSSEANQFDWLANFGHLREIWFENNKGASLMVFMRVLRDYPLSRRLEKLTFREDCISRRTDLEETSDGYFYRDNLQHLREVDLMGSSISGLGISRLLSHLQPNNIRIFNLGDCPFIKLQRTQSSTDCCVLSPYHFLISVPYLESLLLPQLGALNDDTMKLFTEEVGNLENLKNLDLSLNPSITGVSLFEFLTALKEIRSAPLEYLNIDGCPSISHITVKLLENKSLVQKVDCIFERETWRRFGVNSLKYKS, encoded by the coding sequence ATGGAGGAGACTGTAATAGATAAGGCATTGGACCTGGGAACCACCTACTTTAGGAATGAAAGTTACGAGAAGGCAAAGGAGTTGTTCCGTAAGGCATTGGACTTGGCAAGGTCGTACGACGAAAAGGAGTTGATTATGCTACGTGAAAGGCAGGGATTGGCAAGATACACCGTTCCTGAGCCCAATAAGCATTGCAAGGTTTACCATCCTATGTATGTGCGGCTGCTGGACAATCTAGCTGCGACATATGAGAAATTAaacgatttgaagagaGCACTCAAGTGTGCTCAGCTGATGGTTGATGCCGACCCATACAATCTGAAATGTTATATTAGACTTGGCAAGATACTGCAGAAGCAATCGAAGGATAAAGAGGCATACAACGTCTATGTTCAGGGGCTGAGGAAAGCTAGAGAAGCTCACGAAAGATTTGCCTGGCAAATCTCCAAGAGACTTGTAGATATAGCTCAGCAACAGAAGAATAACGTCAAGACAAGATTAGATCCTCGGAAGGCAGGCGAGAAGTTACAGTCGTCGGAGAAAAAGCATCTAATTGACCCCATCGAGGAACGGAAACAGCATGTCAAAAGATCCCGAACGGGAACGCCAGAAGTTGCCAGTCTAACCGGTAGTCGAAATGATCTTTTATACATGATGCCTCCCGAGCTATATCCCATTATTTTCGATGGTTTTACTGCAAAAGAGCTATTTCGAGTGACATTAGTGTGCAAATCGTGGAGAAAAAGCTTGCTAGAGTTCCCACAATTGTTCCAAAGGTTTCTACTGAATTCATGTTCCTACCAGCAGCTCACTACTTGTTGTAATTTCATGCTTCGCCTGTACAAGATCTTGGAACAACCGTCGATGGGAGGTTCCTTGGAAACGTTCAAGTTTTCGCCAAAGTAcgccaaagaagaacttAAGTCTGTGGAAGCTATTTTCTCCAGGTTATCGAATTTCCGCTTCCAAAGACTCATCCTGTCGGTACCGAATTGTACGACATCTCATTTAGCCCAACTGATGCGTTCGAATACCGACATTTGCAGGGAGCTGAAAGATCTCTCATTGGTCTTAAGTTTCAGAGCAGGTAAACCTTACGAGATAGAGATGTTGTCACAGTGTAAGAACCTAAGGCGACTGGAAGTTCTGGTTGATAGCTCTGTGGTTCCCGTTGATAGTGGACTGCAGAGATCTACAAGCTTCATTGAACCTCGAATGCTCCCGACTTGGGCTGAGAACCTTGAGTCCTTCAGCTTGACATGCGACCAAAGCAAGGTTCGGGGATTTCCCTTTTTAACACTTGTGACGCATTTTCCCGCCAACCAGTTATCCAGGTTGTCGATTACTGGTGTTACATTTTCGTCAGAAGCAAATCAGTTCGATTGGTTAGCAAATTTTGGTCATCTTAGGGAAATATGGTTTGAAAATAATAAGGGCGCAAGCCTAATGGTTTTTATGCGGGTTCTGCGAGACTATCCTTTAAGTAGAAGGCTGGAAAAGTTGACTTTTAGAGAGGACtgtatttctcgaagaactgaTCTGGAGGAGACATCAGATGGCTATTTTTACCGTGATAACCTGCAACACTTACGAGAAGTAGATCTAATGGGTTCTTCCATAAGCGGCTTAGGCATATCAAGACTATTATCCCATTTGCAACCTAACAACATTAGAATCTTCAACCTTGGAGATTGTCCCTTTATCAAGCTGCAGCGAACCCAGAGTTCAACTGATTGCTGTGTGCTATCGCCATATCATTTTCTAATATCTGTCCCATATCTTGAGTCCTTACTATTACCTCAGTTGGGTGCCTTGAACGATGACACTATGAAGCTTTTCACTGAAGAAGTTGGCAACTTAGAGAACTTAAAGAACTTAGACTTATCGCTAAATCCATCAATAACGGGAGTATCATTATTCGAGTTCCTGACGGCCCTCAAGGAGATAAGGTCCGCTCCCTTAGAGTATTTGAACATCGACGGATGTCCCTCCATCTCCCATATAACCGTTaagctgctggaaaacAAATCGCTTGTCCAAAAAGTTGACTGcatttttgaaagagaaaccTGGAGACGATTTGGCGTCAACTCTCTAAAATACAAGTCGTAA
- the ATX2 gene encoding Mn(2+) transporter ATX2 (ancestral locus Anc_5.688), which yields MAVGLVGVLLLASFLLVATFTIGWLPTQYVSRGVASSDQYIAILSRFGVGMLLGTSFTLVIPEGVDACLQHNGNVGINLLIGFMVVYILDRVVQMVMGASTGFEVLQNGTPGLESFKDLLRNPKRVFLAVLKNNVVFALVIHGLSDGIALGTTVNNESLLIVVLIAIIIHKIPAVLSLTSIMISKQRLPRWEVLSNLFIFALSTPLGYVVVSVFNLRHSEAIDWIGGNLLLMSGGSLLYASFTAFTGGDSHDHMQLEESVEGGYLREGSAFVLVDANQPSASENATTNDTHKNNNLDTSAKNVTLMTPPPQTSKMAAEMSPSRELIYVLLGVAVPTLISFTISD from the coding sequence ATGGCCGTAGGCTTGGTAGGAGTGCTGTTGCTGGCATCTTTCCTGCTTGTGGCTACGTTTACCATTGGCTGGTTGCCAACACAGTACGTGAGCCGTGGTGTGGCTAGTTCGGACCAGTACATCGCTATCCTATCTCGATTTGGAGTTGGGATGCTGCTGGGGACATCATTTACACTGGTGATTCCCGAAGGTGTTGATGCTTGCTTGCAGCACAATGGTAATGTCGGGATCAACTTACTTATTGGGTTTATGGTGGTATATATACTGGACCGTGTTGTCCAGATGGTGATGGGGGCCTCCACCGGGTTTGAAGTATTGCAAAACGGGACTCCGGGGTTGGAAAGTTTCAAAGATCTGTTGCGAAATCCCAAACGAGTGTTTCTCGCGGTCCTGAAGAACAACGTTGTATTTGCGCTGGTGATACACGGTCTCTCAGACGGAATTGCCTTGGGAACCACGGTAAATAACGAGTCACTTTTGATCGTGGTGCTTATTGCCATCATAATCCACAAGATACCGGCAGTTCTGTCGTTAACGAGTATAATGATATCGAAACAGCGCCTACCGAGATGGGAAGTCCTTTCGAACCTGTTTATCTTTGCGTTGTCGACACCTTTGGGTTACGTTGTGGTATCTGTGTTCAATCTGAGACATTCTGAAGCTATTGATTGGATAGGTGGTAACTTGCTGCTCATGAGTGGGGGTAGTCTCTTATATGCGTCCTTCACAGCATTCACGGGCGGCGATTCCCACGACCATATGCAATTAGAAGAGAGCGTCGAAGGCGGTTACCTTAGAGAAGGTAGTGCTTTTGTATTAGTCGACGCCAATCAGCCGTCGGCTTCTGAAAATGCTACCACTAATGATACTCACAAGAACAATAATTTAGACACATCCGCCAAAAATGTCACTCTAATGACACCTCCTCCTCAAACATCTAAAATGGCCGCCGAAATGTCGCCATCGCGAGAGCTAATATACGTACTGCTAGGGGTCGCAGTGCCGACTTTAATCTCATTCACCATCTCCGATTGA
- the BUD21 gene encoding Bud21p (ancestral locus Anc_5.687), translating into MSVSASKSRHVKFGDEDSDEVTKVVETRQTGMGQVSDSSDSEDDEAPQEEGLASGMTKVEEQFKQREEALRREKQVLKEKRRKADAKFKEQQLTKGNRAKSGSLQPDEESPEELPEDFFDKLEQEEAEKPIEQMPKHINFNEISDRQYTAEVKKQLEKKKQKTLKKLRANTVKRGSFNVSLLSHQDSMSSMAPKKEASIMNSKDKWLRRKSIRRK; encoded by the coding sequence ATGTCTGTTTCAGCTAGCAAGAGTAGACATGTCAAATTTGGCGACGAAGATAGCGATGAAGTCACAAAAGTTGTCGAAACTCGTCAGACGGGTATGGGGCAGGtcagcgacagcagcgaTAGTGAAGATGACGAGGCTCCACAGGAAGAGGGACTTGCCAGCGGGATGACCAAGGTCGAGGAACAGTTTaaacagagagaagaagcgCTGCGGAGAGAGAAACaggttttgaaagaaaagagaagaaaggcgGATGCCAAGTTTaaagagcagcagcttACGAAAGGTAATAGAGCTAAATCAGGTAGTCTACAGCCAGATGAAGAGTCTCCCGAAGAGCTGCCTGAGGATTTTTTCGATAAGCTGGAGCAGGAGGAGGCGGAAAAGCCTATTGAGCAGATGCCAAAGCATATCAACTTTAATGAGATTTCAGATAGACAGTACACAGCAGAGGTCAAGAAAcagctcgagaagaagaagcaaaaaacCTTGAAAAAGCTGAGGGCTAACACCGTGAAGAGAGGATCTTTCAACGTCAGCTTACTCAGTCATCAAGATAGCATGTCATCGATGGCGCCCAAGAAGGAAGCCTCCATCATGAACTCTAAGGACAAATggttgagaagaaagtcaaTCAGGAGAAAGTAA
- a CDS encoding SDR family oxidoreductase, with product MGRTVATGLNTPQPEPKLAEHVLDMFSLRGKVASVTGASGGIGYEVAIAFAQAGADVAMWYNSNPEIANEVEELSKKYGVTVRAYKCCLTNGKEVQETVERIERDFGGKVDIMVANAGVPWHKGALLDLAEKSAEECDSEWRKVLAIDVDGVYNVAKSIGRVFKRQGHGSLILTSSMSAHIVNVPQCQVAYNAAKAAVLHMSKSLAVEWAGFARVNSVSPGYVATPLTAGQTQEMVDTWCTLVPMGRLAIPKEMVGAYLYLASDASSYATGTDIIVDGGYCCA from the coding sequence ATGGGCAGAACAGTAGCAACGGGATTGAACACTCCGCAGCCGGAACCTAAACTAGCGGAGCATGTGCTGGATATGTTCTCGCTGAGGGGCAAAGTTGCCTCAGTAACCGGTGCCTCCGGTGGGATAGGCTACGAGGTGGCGATTGCTTTTGCACAGGCGGGAGCAGACGTTGCTATGTGGTACAATTCGAATCCTGAAATCGCTAACGAAGTCGAGGAATTGTCGAAAAAGTACGGTGTGACAGTCCGGGCGTACAAATGCTGTTTGACCAACGGTAAGGAGGTTCAAGAGACCGTTGAGCGGATCGAAAGAGACTTTGGGGGCAAGGTAGACATAATGGTCGCGAACGCTGGTGTTCCGTGGCACAAGGGAGCACTTCTCGATCTCGCCGAAAAGAGCGCCGAGGAGTGCGACAGCGAATGGCGTAAAGTGCTGGCTATTGACGTCGATGGCGTCTACAACGTCGCGAAAAGCATCGGCCGTGTCTTCAAGAGACAGGGCCACGGATCTCTCATTCTCACTTCCTCGATGTCCGCACATATCGTTAATGTGCCGCAATGCCAGGTAGCCTACAACGCAGCTAAGGCAGCTGTTCTGCATATGTCGAAATCGCTGGCTGTCGAGTGGGCAGGTTTCGCCCGTGTAAACAGCGTATCTCCAGGGTACGTGGCCACGCCGCTCACTGCAGGTCAGACTCAAGAGATGGTGGATACCTGGTGTACTTTAGTCCCAATGGGCCGCCTCGCTATTCCAAAAGAAATGGTCGGTGCTTACCTGTACTTGGCTTCCGACGCTTCCTCCTACGCCACGGGTACCGACATCATAGTGGATGGAGGCTACTGCTGTGCCTGA
- the TVP38 gene encoding Tvp38p (ancestral locus Anc_5.686), with protein sequence MSEPYEARVSSINAEADDIDESFLADLSNFSDADDSREDENFLDMYNLTPKERLLHTIRRSINGLSDQFYRLALWKRVLIGIFTACIAVLAILMLIFHNSILQKVVEMSDDLKDKRITPLVLVLLIFSVGFPPMIGFSLLSTCTGLIYGVSFQGWLILSLGAVLGSIASFCLFKTLLQSQAQKLVHSNRRFEAFAAILQENNSYWVLALLRLCPFPYSLTNGAIAAVYGISVRNFSIAQAITTPKLLIYLFIGSRIRSMGEDESAGSKLFDLMSIIIAVAAFTVTAWVLYAKTQRKFAEILRRERQLNSSSDLVFDPSFEV encoded by the coding sequence ATGAGCGAGCCGTACGAAGCCAGAGTGAGCAGCATCAATGCGGAGGCAGACGACATTGATGAATCCTTCTTGGCCGACCTGAGTAACTTCAGCGACGCTGACGATAGCCGTGAGGACGAGAATTTCCTGGATATGTACAACCTAACGCCTAAAGAACGATTATTGCATACTATAAGGCGGAGTATCAATGGACTCAGCGATCAGTTCTACAGATTGGCCCTCTGGAAGCGAGTGTTGATTGGGATCTTCACTGCTTGCATAGCGGTGCTGGCCATTCTGATGCTTATCTTCCACAACTCGATACTGCAGAAAGTGGTGGAGATGTCGGACGATCTGAAAGATAAACGCATTACGCCACTTGTGCTGGTTCTACTCATCTTTTCTGTCGGTTTCCCACCGATGATCGGGTTCTCGTTGTTATCTACTTGTACAGGACTGATCTACGGTGTCAGCTTCCAAGGGTGGTTGATTCTCTCCCTAGGGGCTGTTCTCGGGTCGATAGCGTCGTTCTGTCTGTTCAAGACGCTGCTGCAATCGCAGGCCCAGAAACTCGTACATTCCAATCGCCGATTCGAGGCGTTCGCTGCAATCCTGCAGGAGAACAATAGCTATTGGGTCTTGGCGTTGCTCAGACTTTGTCCTTTCCCTTACTCGCTAACCAACGGTGCCATTGCAGCTGTTTACGGAATTTCGGTGCGCAATTTCTCCATTGCGCAGGCGATCACGACGCCCAAGTTGCTGATCTACCTGTTTATTGGCTCTAGAATTAGGAGCATGGGTGAGGATGAATCGGCAGGGTCGAAGCTCTTCGACCTCATGAGCATTATCATTGCAGTCGCAGCCTTTACAGTGACAGCATGGGTCCTTTACGCCAAAACCCAAAGAAAGTTCGCGGAAATTCTGCGTCGGGAGCGACAGTTGAACTCTAGCAGTGATCTCGTCTTTGATCCTTCCTTTGAAGTCTAA